The following coding sequences lie in one Erwinia amylovora genomic window:
- a CDS encoding NupC/NupG family nucleoside CNT transporter, translating into MSRVLHFALALVVVTLLALLVSRDRKNIRFRFVIQLLVIEVVLAWFFLNSEAGLGFVKGFSDLFEKLLKYAAQGTSFVFGNMSEKGLAFFWLNVLCPIVFISALIGILQHFRILPVIIRAIGTVLSKINGMGKLESFNAVSSLILGQSENFIAYKDILGRMSERRMYTMAATAMSTVSMSIVGAYMTLLQPKYVVAALVLNMFSTFIVLSIINPYRVDSEEDLKLGNTHEGQSFFEMLGEYILAGFKVAVIVAAMLIGFIALISAINALFDTLFGISFQGILGYAFFPFAWVMGVPSGEALQVGSIMATKLVSNEFVAMMDLQKIASTLSPRAEGILSVFLVSFANFSSIGIVAGAIKGLHEQQGNVVSRFGLKLLYGSTLVSVLSASIAGLVL; encoded by the coding sequence ATGTCCCGTGTTCTGCACTTTGCTTTAGCACTGGTGGTGGTCACATTGCTGGCCCTGTTAGTCAGCCGCGACCGTAAAAATATCCGTTTCCGCTTTGTTATCCAATTGCTGGTCATTGAAGTTGTGCTGGCCTGGTTTTTCCTTAACTCCGAAGCTGGCCTGGGATTTGTTAAAGGGTTTTCGGACCTGTTCGAAAAATTACTCAAGTACGCGGCGCAAGGGACAAGCTTCGTCTTTGGCAATATGAGCGAGAAAGGTCTGGCCTTCTTCTGGCTTAACGTCCTGTGTCCTATCGTATTTATTTCAGCGCTGATAGGTATTCTGCAACACTTCCGTATTCTGCCCGTCATCATCCGTGCAATCGGTACCGTGCTGTCGAAGATCAATGGAATGGGTAAACTGGAGTCTTTTAATGCGGTAAGTTCGCTGATTTTGGGGCAGTCAGAAAACTTTATTGCCTATAAGGATATCCTGGGCAGAATGTCAGAACGCCGCATGTACACCATGGCTGCCACCGCCATGTCGACCGTCTCCATGTCGATAGTCGGCGCCTATATGACCCTGTTACAGCCGAAATATGTGGTCGCGGCGCTGGTACTGAATATGTTCAGTACTTTTATCGTGTTGTCGATCATCAATCCATACCGCGTCGACAGTGAAGAAGACCTGAAGTTGGGTAATACGCATGAAGGACAAAGCTTCTTCGAAATGCTTGGTGAGTATATCCTTGCCGGTTTCAAAGTGGCGGTGATCGTTGCAGCAATGCTGATTGGTTTTATCGCGCTGATTTCCGCCATTAACGCGCTGTTTGACACTCTATTCGGCATCAGCTTCCAGGGCATCCTTGGCTATGCATTCTTCCCTTTTGCGTGGGTGATGGGCGTCCCGAGCGGTGAAGCTTTACAGGTGGGTAGCATCATGGCAACCAAACTGGTTTCCAATGAGTTCGTCGCAATGATGGATCTGCAAAAGATCGCCAGCACGCTGTCACCGCGCGCTGAAGGCATCTTGTCGGTATTCCTGGTGTCATTCGCCAACTTCTCGTCAATCGGCATCGTTGCCGGCGCAATCAAAGGGTTGCATGAACAACAGGGAAATGTGGTTTCGCGCTTTGGCCTGAAACTGCTGTACGGTTCAACGCTGGTCAGTGTACTGTCGGCCTCAATTGCAGGACTGGTGCTGTAA
- a CDS encoding formate/nitrite transporter family protein, translated as MSLHTPKEISAVAVQAGVIKSSTPVSSLLILGFLAGAFISFGFLLFIRVVTQLPPEWGSFGTLLGASVFPVGIILTVLAGGELLTGNMMLMPIAWFARQISACSVLRNWFWVTIANFIGSIAVAWFFGHMLGLTEGDFLKKTVAVASAKVNADFLHAFISGVGCNWLVCLATWLAFASKDVVGKIFAMWFPVMAFVAIGFQHVVANMFIVPAAIFAGYLSWGEYLPNFVAVFLGNAVGGAIFVGLAYFVAFRAPTQANTISR; from the coding sequence ATGTCTTTGCACACACCAAAAGAAATCTCGGCTGTCGCAGTACAGGCAGGCGTTATTAAAAGTAGTACCCCAGTTTCTTCTTTACTTATCCTCGGTTTTCTTGCCGGTGCCTTTATCTCATTCGGCTTTCTGCTGTTCATCCGCGTGGTGACTCAGTTGCCACCGGAATGGGGCTCATTTGGCACGCTGCTGGGTGCTTCGGTATTTCCGGTTGGGATAATCCTTACCGTACTGGCCGGTGGCGAGCTGCTTACCGGCAACATGATGCTTATGCCGATAGCATGGTTCGCCCGCCAGATCAGTGCCTGTAGCGTATTACGTAACTGGTTCTGGGTGACCATCGCTAATTTCATTGGCAGTATCGCCGTTGCCTGGTTCTTCGGCCATATGTTGGGTTTGACCGAAGGTGACTTTTTGAAGAAAACGGTGGCCGTTGCCAGTGCGAAAGTGAATGCAGATTTCCTGCACGCCTTTATTTCCGGCGTTGGCTGTAACTGGCTGGTCTGCCTGGCGACATGGCTGGCTTTTGCCAGTAAAGATGTGGTGGGCAAGATTTTCGCCATGTGGTTCCCGGTGATGGCTTTTGTGGCCATCGGTTTCCAACATGTTGTCGCTAATATGTTTATTGTTCCTGCGGCTATATTTGCCGGTTATCTTAGCTGGGGCGAATATCTGCCTAATTTTGTCGCCGTATTCCTTGGCAACGCCGTCGGCGGCGCCATCTTTGTTGGGCTGGCCTACTTTGTCGCATTCCGCGCACCAACCCAGGCAAACACTATTTCCCGCTAA